The Echinicola rosea genome has a segment encoding these proteins:
- a CDS encoding S9 family peptidase — translation MNRISIFALAALMISMCTEIYAQQKEVSLASIFKEGVFNQESVRGINWMKDGQFYSSLVKEDGISKVVKMNISTGEQEAVLIDGNKLGIEFSSYSFNNDETKALIATEVESIYRRSSKGVFYVVDIASGISQKLMDGEKISYATLSPDNTKVAFVKDNDLYYITLADNEVHQITSDGEWNHVINGSADWVYEEEFSMAQAFEWSPDGKKIAFIRFDESAVPEYNMQLWGPLYPQDYKFKYPKAGEKNAEVSIHVYDLKNDESRTMDSGIEKDIYLPRIYWTGNSETLAFIRLNRLQNQLDLLHANTETGDSKVILTETAETYVDLNYNDNLLYLKDGKGFIRTSEQDGYKHIYHHDMDGKLIQQVTAGDWEVTEVVGVDEGDKKIYYVSTEKSPLERNLYVIKLNGKGKKELTPAQGSHSINMSRDQKYFIDYYSTANQPLHITLNDAKGNAIKVLEDNKALKDRLGEYALSEKEFFQFQTVDGTQLNGYMIKPADFDAGKEYPVLMYVYGGPGSENVRNAWGGTRDFWHHHLAAEGYIVVCVDNRGTGGRGRAFKHATYAQLGNLEVQDQIAGAKYLSSLPYVDGARIGIWGWSYGGYMSSLSLMLGNDVFKTAIAVAPVTTWRYYDTIYTERYLQTPQLNPSGYDDYSPLTHVDKLKGNFLLIHGTGDDNVHFQNSVALLDALVAADKQFETFYYPNRNHGIYGGNTTWHLYNLMTNYIKEKL, via the coding sequence ATGAACCGAATAAGCATTTTCGCGCTAGCGGCATTAATGATCAGTATGTGTACAGAAATTTACGCACAACAAAAGGAGGTTTCCTTGGCATCCATTTTCAAGGAAGGAGTATTTAATCAAGAATCCGTCAGAGGCATCAATTGGATGAAAGATGGACAATTCTACAGCTCATTGGTCAAGGAGGATGGCATCTCCAAGGTGGTCAAGATGAATATTAGCACCGGAGAACAAGAAGCAGTGTTAATAGATGGCAATAAGTTGGGAATTGAATTTTCCAGCTACTCCTTCAATAACGATGAGACGAAGGCCTTAATTGCTACCGAGGTGGAGAGCATCTACAGAAGGTCTTCAAAAGGGGTGTTTTATGTCGTGGACATTGCCTCAGGAATATCCCAAAAGTTGATGGATGGAGAGAAAATTTCCTACGCCACACTTTCTCCAGACAATACCAAAGTGGCTTTCGTTAAGGATAATGACCTGTATTATATCACATTGGCTGATAACGAGGTGCACCAAATCACAAGCGATGGTGAATGGAACCATGTCATCAACGGTTCGGCAGACTGGGTGTATGAAGAGGAGTTTTCCATGGCACAGGCATTCGAATGGTCACCTGACGGCAAAAAAATCGCTTTTATCCGTTTTGATGAATCTGCAGTACCGGAATACAACATGCAGCTTTGGGGACCGCTCTATCCACAAGACTATAAATTCAAGTACCCAAAGGCAGGGGAGAAAAATGCAGAAGTAAGTATCCATGTTTATGACTTGAAAAACGATGAGTCCAGAACCATGGACTCGGGCATTGAAAAAGACATTTATTTACCACGAATCTACTGGACTGGCAATAGCGAGACCTTGGCATTTATCCGTCTCAACAGGCTACAAAACCAACTTGACCTCCTTCATGCCAACACAGAAACAGGCGATAGTAAAGTGATTTTGACGGAGACTGCAGAGACGTATGTGGACCTTAATTATAATGACAATCTCCTTTACCTGAAAGATGGCAAAGGCTTTATCAGGACTTCTGAACAAGATGGCTATAAGCACATCTACCATCACGATATGGACGGTAAACTGATCCAGCAAGTGACTGCGGGAGATTGGGAAGTAACCGAAGTGGTCGGCGTAGATGAAGGGGACAAAAAAATCTATTATGTATCTACAGAAAAATCTCCGTTGGAGAGAAACCTGTATGTAATCAAGCTTAATGGCAAAGGTAAAAAGGAACTGACTCCTGCTCAGGGATCGCATTCTATCAATATGAGCCGTGACCAGAAATATTTTATCGACTATTACAGCACGGCCAATCAGCCACTGCATATTACCCTCAATGATGCCAAAGGGAATGCGATCAAAGTGCTGGAAGACAATAAGGCATTAAAAGACCGCTTGGGAGAATATGCCTTGAGTGAAAAAGAATTCTTCCAATTCCAAACAGTGGATGGGACACAGCTCAATGGCTATATGATCAAGCCGGCTGATTTTGATGCAGGTAAAGAATACCCGGTTCTGATGTACGTCTATGGGGGGCCGGGATCCGAGAATGTAAGAAATGCTTGGGGCGGCACGAGAGACTTTTGGCACCATCATTTGGCAGCGGAAGGATATATTGTCGTTTGTGTGGACAATAGAGGTACTGGCGGCAGAGGCCGTGCCTTTAAGCATGCGACTTATGCCCAGCTGGGGAATTTGGAAGTACAGGACCAAATCGCAGGAGCCAAATACTTGTCGTCTCTTCCTTATGTAGACGGTGCTAGAATTGGCATTTGGGGATGGTCTTACGGAGGCTATATGTCTTCCCTGTCCTTAATGCTGGGCAATGATGTCTTCAAGACAGCCATAGCTGTGGCACCGGTGACTACTTGGAGGTATTACGACACCATCTATACCGAAAGGTACCTACAGACTCCTCAGCTTAATCCATCCGGTTATGATGATTACAGTCCCCTGACCCATGTGGACAAGTTGAAAGGGAATTTTCTGCTGATCCATGGCACGGGTGATGACAATGTCCACTTTCAAAATTCAGTAGCCTTATTGGATGCTTTGGTGGCGGCTGACAAGCAGTTTGAAACCTTCTATTACCCCAATAGAAACCACGGTATTTATGGCGGAAACACCACTTGGCACTTATACAACCTAATGACCAATTATATCAAAGAGAAGCTTTAA
- a CDS encoding Clp protease ClpB: MTKYLLLLFLLVPMVTMAQDRLEKLVDERQALHQEWKSSEKEKSGIFGNRTKKDMIKTNEWMERIILKDNLIMDELEMLKNIETTEIKYEKDDYKYIAQKQEQDIGKLKRALDIKDEEIAEVMASKRTYEWTTLILFLIALTTGYLFYRTKKQV; this comes from the coding sequence ATGACAAAATACTTACTGTTACTTTTCCTATTGGTTCCAATGGTCACCATGGCTCAGGATCGGTTGGAAAAGCTCGTAGATGAACGACAGGCACTCCATCAGGAGTGGAAATCCTCCGAGAAAGAAAAATCCGGGATTTTCGGCAACCGCACCAAAAAGGACATGATCAAGACCAACGAATGGATGGAGCGTATCATCCTAAAAGATAATTTGATCATGGATGAGCTGGAAATGCTCAAAAATATTGAAACTACAGAGATCAAATACGAAAAGGATGATTATAAATACATCGCTCAAAAGCAGGAACAGGACATTGGGAAACTGAAAAGAGCGCTGGATATTAAAGATGAGGAGATCGCTGAAGTCATGGCAAGTAAAAGAACCTATGAATGGACCACACTGATTTTGTTCCTGATAGCACTCACTACAGGATACTTATTTTATAGAACAAAAAAGCAGGTTTGA
- a CDS encoding glycine--tRNA ligase, which translates to MAKTEQATENAQLKDIISHAKEYGFVYPSSEIYDGLQAVYDYGAYGVELKNNLKRLWWESMTRLNDNIVGIDAAIFMHPTTWKASGHVDSFNDPMIDNKDSKKRYRADVLIEDKAAELEKAGKEEEAKSLLAAMGRLLEAEDLEGVRDLIVNENITCPVSGTANWTDVRQFNLMFATQVGSVAEDASTIYLRPETAQGIFVNFLNVQKTARMKVPFGIAQIGKAFRNEIVARQFIFRMREFEQMEMQYFVRPGTELDWYKAWADTRVKWHKALGIPEEKLRTHDHDKLAHYANAAMDIEFDFPFGFKEVEGIHSRTDFDLKSHQEHSRKKQQYFDPEVNQNYIPYVIETSIGADRLFLMTLCNAFTEEEQEGKRRTYLKLHPAIAPVKAAILPLTKKDGLPEKGREIFDQLKFDFNVVYEEAASIGKRYTRQDLIGTPFCVAVDHQTLEDNTVTIRHRDTTEQERVHIDELQGKLAAATSFRAIFDKI; encoded by the coding sequence ATGGCAAAGACAGAACAAGCAACCGAAAATGCACAATTGAAGGACATTATCTCACATGCCAAGGAATATGGCTTTGTGTATCCTTCATCCGAAATATACGATGGACTTCAGGCCGTTTACGATTACGGCGCCTATGGAGTGGAGCTCAAAAATAACCTCAAACGCTTATGGTGGGAGTCCATGACCAGGCTGAATGATAATATCGTGGGGATCGATGCGGCGATTTTTATGCATCCTACCACTTGGAAAGCTTCCGGACACGTGGACAGCTTTAACGATCCCATGATCGACAATAAAGACAGTAAGAAGCGATACCGTGCGGATGTGCTGATCGAAGACAAGGCTGCCGAACTCGAAAAAGCAGGAAAAGAAGAGGAAGCCAAATCATTGCTTGCCGCCATGGGTAGGCTCTTGGAAGCCGAAGACTTAGAAGGGGTGCGCGATCTGATCGTAAATGAAAACATCACCTGTCCTGTTAGTGGCACGGCCAATTGGACAGACGTGCGTCAATTCAACTTGATGTTTGCGACGCAGGTAGGCTCAGTGGCGGAAGATGCCTCTACCATCTATCTCAGACCAGAGACGGCCCAGGGGATTTTTGTCAACTTCCTTAATGTGCAAAAGACTGCCCGTATGAAGGTTCCTTTCGGTATCGCGCAGATCGGGAAGGCTTTTAGAAATGAAATTGTGGCCCGTCAGTTTATTTTCCGGATGCGGGAATTTGAACAGATGGAAATGCAATATTTTGTACGACCTGGTACTGAGTTGGACTGGTACAAGGCATGGGCCGATACTCGTGTAAAGTGGCACAAAGCCTTGGGGATTCCTGAAGAGAAACTCCGAACACATGACCATGATAAGCTGGCCCACTACGCTAATGCTGCTATGGATATTGAGTTTGATTTTCCATTTGGCTTTAAGGAAGTGGAGGGCATCCACTCTAGAACGGACTTTGACCTGAAGAGTCATCAGGAGCACTCCAGGAAGAAGCAGCAGTATTTTGATCCTGAGGTAAACCAGAATTATATCCCTTATGTGATCGAAACTTCCATTGGTGCCGACCGCTTGTTCTTAATGACACTTTGCAATGCCTTTACGGAAGAAGAGCAGGAAGGTAAAAGAAGGACTTACCTGAAGTTACATCCGGCTATTGCTCCTGTAAAAGCAGCCATTCTTCCACTGACCAAAAAAGACGGTTTGCCTGAAAAAGGTCGGGAAATATTTGACCAGCTGAAGTTTGATTTCAATGTGGTCTATGAAGAAGCCGCATCTATTGGGAAGCGTTATACCCGTCAGGACCTGATTGGTACTCCATTCTGTGTCGCGGTGGACCACCAGACCCTTGAAGATAATACCGTGACCATTCGTCATCGGGATACTACCGAGCAAGAACGTGTCCATATCGATGAGCTGCAAGGCAAATTGGCTGCGGCAACAAGCTTTAGGGCTATCTTTGACAAAATATAA
- a CDS encoding MltF family protein, producing the protein MPLHQQLGQATKFRKQVINTLALFIFAFLMGCGENEKKKKAAVPFWENPVQLDLEGIKKRGFIRAVVDNSSTSYYIYRGRRMGYEYELLRNLAKQLDVQLKLIINEDIEKAFQMLNAGKADIVAINLVVNEDRKKYGSFTTKLNLLSSVLVQNRKIPTLDSLQQLDKKTVYVRKSAVYKDQLTQLEDSLQIDIDIIETPKNSDELVDEVVRENIDFTLVDEDVALVNSTYYSEIDIGLHINSPSPVAWLVRKNAPDLLAAVNDWIDKGKQSTYLAILYGKYFLNKKNSYYRTKSPFSSISGDQISKYDDLIKKGADYLGWDWRLLASLVYKESRFNNEATSYAGARGLLQLMPVTLERFGVTNPNDPTQSLMGGVKYLKYLDKFWLERVPETNERIKFILASYNVGHGHVNDAWRLALKFGKDTRRWSNVAYYLERKSQPKYYRDPVVRSGYAKGHLAVAYVRDILSIYESYRVLVDPYPRTIKDQALASN; encoded by the coding sequence ATGCCACTACACCAACAGCTTGGCCAGGCCACAAAATTCAGAAAACAGGTAATTAATACATTAGCGCTGTTCATTTTTGCATTTCTGATGGGATGTGGCGAAAACGAGAAGAAGAAAAAAGCTGCGGTTCCATTTTGGGAAAACCCCGTACAGCTGGACTTGGAAGGCATCAAAAAACGAGGTTTCATCAGAGCTGTAGTGGACAATTCCTCCACCAGTTATTACATCTATCGTGGTCGAAGAATGGGCTATGAATATGAACTCCTTCGCAATCTGGCCAAACAACTTGATGTGCAGCTCAAGCTAATCATTAACGAAGATATCGAAAAGGCTTTCCAGATGCTCAATGCCGGAAAAGCAGATATAGTGGCCATCAACCTTGTGGTCAATGAGGATCGTAAAAAGTACGGCAGCTTTACCACCAAGCTAAACTTGCTCTCTTCTGTCCTTGTCCAAAATCGTAAAATCCCGACACTTGATTCCCTTCAGCAACTGGATAAGAAAACAGTGTATGTCAGAAAATCGGCTGTTTATAAGGATCAGCTTACCCAATTGGAGGACAGCTTACAGATCGATATAGATATCATCGAGACACCCAAAAACTCTGATGAACTTGTCGATGAGGTGGTAAGGGAAAATATAGACTTCACTTTGGTAGATGAAGATGTAGCATTGGTAAACTCAACCTATTATAGTGAAATCGACATTGGTCTGCACATCAACTCCCCGTCACCTGTAGCTTGGCTTGTACGAAAAAATGCACCGGACCTCTTGGCTGCCGTTAACGATTGGATCGATAAAGGCAAACAATCCACTTACCTTGCCATCTTATATGGGAAATATTTCCTGAACAAAAAGAATAGCTATTATCGAACCAAAAGCCCGTTTTCTTCCATCTCTGGCGACCAGATTTCGAAGTATGATGACCTGATAAAGAAAGGCGCGGATTATTTGGGCTGGGATTGGCGACTTTTGGCATCTTTGGTCTATAAAGAATCCAGGTTTAATAATGAAGCGACAAGCTATGCAGGTGCTAGAGGGCTATTACAGCTAATGCCAGTCACTTTGGAGCGCTTTGGAGTCACTAATCCCAACGATCCTACACAAAGTCTCATGGGCGGAGTAAAATACCTGAAATACTTGGATAAATTTTGGCTCGAAAGAGTCCCCGAGACAAATGAACGCATCAAGTTTATCCTGGCTTCTTACAATGTGGGGCATGGACACGTTAATGATGCTTGGCGGCTAGCCCTGAAATTTGGCAAAGACACCCGAAGATGGAGCAATGTCGCCTACTACCTGGAACGAAAATCCCAACCCAAATACTACCGGGATCCTGTCGTCAGAAGCGGCTATGCCAAAGGCCATCTGGCCGTGGCCTATGTACGCGATATACTGAGCATTTATGAATCCTATAGGGTATTGGTAGATCCGTATCCCAGAACAATAAAGGACCAAGCACTTGCCAGCAACTGA
- a CDS encoding LytR/AlgR family response regulator transcription factor codes for MKVGIIDDEIHCVESLALELAQFKDEVEIAFSTSKVEEALSYLKSSSIDLMFLDVEMPRLNGFELLDMIDEVDFEVVFTTAYSQYALKAFQYKAFDYLLKPISHEELAEVLKKYNGYHQHLKKEREGDLMEFISSLKKDNIIKSKIAVPVSEGLEFIKVDEIIFAQSQNNYTVLHLNDNTTLLFSKTLKEVERTLKKYFFIRIHQSYLINPNYMKKYFRHDGGGVLMENGKSLPISQRKKEEIITLFEAIVKNKSL; via the coding sequence ATGAAAGTTGGGATAATCGATGATGAAATCCACTGCGTAGAAAGCCTGGCACTTGAGCTTGCGCAATTTAAGGATGAAGTAGAAATCGCTTTTTCCACCTCAAAAGTCGAAGAAGCATTGAGTTACCTCAAATCATCTTCTATCGATTTGATGTTCCTAGACGTAGAAATGCCCCGGCTAAATGGTTTTGAGCTTCTTGACATGATCGATGAGGTAGATTTTGAAGTCGTATTCACCACCGCCTATAGCCAATACGCTTTAAAGGCATTTCAATACAAGGCTTTTGATTACTTACTAAAACCTATCAGTCATGAAGAACTCGCCGAGGTTTTAAAAAAATACAACGGATATCACCAACACCTAAAAAAAGAACGCGAAGGTGATTTGATGGAATTTATTTCCTCATTAAAAAAAGACAATATCATCAAATCCAAGATCGCTGTCCCCGTAAGTGAGGGGCTGGAGTTCATCAAAGTAGATGAAATCATCTTTGCCCAAAGCCAAAACAATTATACCGTCCTACACCTAAATGATAACACCACGTTACTTTTTAGCAAAACCTTAAAAGAGGTAGAAAGAACATTAAAAAAGTACTTTTTCATACGGATCCACCAATCTTATCTGATCAATCCCAACTATATGAAAAAGTATTTTCGTCATGACGGAGGTGGAGTGCTCATGGAAAATGGCAAATCCTTGCCTATCAGCCAACGAAAAAAGGAAGAAATCATTACTCTTTTTGAGGCTATCGTAAAGAACAAATCACTATAG
- a CDS encoding tetratricopeptide repeat protein produces the protein MKGNGHFSEYLLFLLMVISLPSSVLAGETVLQDGPFSGQREERSGDSLAVINAIQLSRDIHRSQHNEDTEYREAEKAVSLSIELGDTLLYAKALDNLGLMYRYHQRYEEAIPLHAKALELIAEEDSSYLEKMIFANNAGVASRYAEDFDQAVYFYLEALKVAEAQNNLRNIAISCNGLGNTLLHLPGREEDALDYFERSLEAERERNNTLGIAMNYLSIGDYFTEKKSFDTARNYLNKLLGINLARKDTFGLGITYEYFGQNYFLEGKNLQKAAAYFNRSKGFFEHLGDLHKQADIAKRQGDVFRKLGNSEEAIKFYNDSWQIAEKIKNKGLIKECSYWLSTIYEQDGQYKKALEYLTISQQYKDSVALIDQQTQIAAIEKRYAIEKKESQIELLQKDKALQKTQLESQQAALKSHQVILILLVILLVFIVVIAFMQFRNIKAKKKANELLRRQNNQIKAQRDEIKSVNQQLEVTFEELIQEQKNTEEKRIKLLESKFENRIQSLALQSLESQMNPHFLFNGMNAVRWLVIKNKNEEAKEYIDTFAKLLRMSLTNNRKESISLDEELQSTTLYLKIEQLRFDSEFNYHINISTNVNPKMVKVPPKILQPLVENAIKHGLLPSRKSPKILDINVIETEDGVMVEVLDNGKGFSASSGSPSEPKPDGTHLGLKLIEERLVIFNQQHQDQVTFTITPRDSTAEDATGTRAIIYIIQEGTLNPAS, from the coding sequence ATGAAAGGAAATGGGCATTTTAGTGAGTATTTGCTTTTTTTATTAATGGTAATTTCCCTGCCAAGCAGTGTACTTGCAGGAGAGACTGTTCTCCAAGACGGCCCTTTTAGTGGTCAGAGAGAAGAAAGATCAGGAGACTCCCTGGCTGTAATCAACGCCATCCAGCTCTCTCGTGACATCCACAGGAGCCAGCACAATGAGGACACCGAATACCGAGAAGCGGAAAAAGCAGTAAGTCTATCCATAGAGCTCGGCGACACCTTGCTGTATGCGAAGGCATTGGATAACCTTGGTCTGATGTACCGCTACCATCAGCGATATGAAGAAGCGATTCCCTTGCATGCCAAGGCCCTTGAACTGATTGCGGAGGAGGATTCCAGCTACTTGGAAAAAATGATCTTCGCCAATAATGCCGGGGTCGCCAGTCGGTACGCAGAAGATTTTGACCAAGCGGTGTACTTTTACCTGGAAGCCCTCAAGGTGGCCGAAGCACAAAACAACCTCAGAAACATCGCCATTTCGTGTAATGGCTTAGGCAATACCCTGCTCCACCTTCCCGGTCGTGAAGAAGATGCGTTGGACTACTTCGAACGCTCACTGGAAGCCGAACGGGAGCGTAACAATACCCTTGGAATAGCCATGAATTACCTTTCTATTGGCGACTATTTCACTGAAAAAAAATCGTTTGACACTGCACGAAACTACCTAAACAAATTATTGGGGATCAATCTTGCAAGAAAGGACACCTTTGGGCTGGGAATTACTTATGAATACTTTGGCCAAAACTACTTCTTGGAAGGAAAGAATTTGCAAAAAGCGGCAGCCTACTTTAACCGATCCAAGGGATTTTTTGAACACTTGGGCGACCTTCACAAGCAAGCTGATATTGCCAAGCGACAGGGGGACGTTTTCCGAAAACTCGGCAATTCTGAAGAAGCGATAAAGTTTTATAACGATTCTTGGCAAATCGCAGAAAAAATTAAAAACAAAGGGTTGATCAAGGAGTGTTCGTATTGGCTATCCACCATCTACGAACAGGACGGACAGTACAAAAAGGCACTGGAATACCTCACGATTTCCCAGCAGTATAAAGACAGTGTCGCGCTCATAGATCAGCAAACCCAAATAGCAGCCATTGAGAAGCGCTATGCCATCGAAAAAAAAGAATCACAGATTGAGTTATTGCAAAAAGACAAAGCACTGCAGAAAACCCAGTTAGAAAGCCAGCAAGCAGCCCTGAAGAGTCACCAAGTGATCCTGATCCTATTGGTGATCTTATTGGTCTTTATCGTGGTGATCGCATTTATGCAATTCCGAAACATCAAGGCGAAGAAGAAGGCAAATGAGCTTCTCCGGCGCCAAAATAACCAAATCAAAGCACAACGTGACGAAATCAAAAGTGTCAACCAACAACTGGAAGTCACCTTCGAGGAGCTGATCCAAGAACAGAAAAACACAGAAGAAAAGCGCATTAAGCTACTGGAAAGTAAGTTTGAGAACCGTATCCAATCCTTGGCCCTACAATCGCTCGAATCGCAAATGAACCCGCACTTTTTGTTTAACGGCATGAATGCCGTACGATGGCTGGTGATAAAAAATAAAAATGAAGAAGCCAAGGAGTATATCGACACCTTCGCAAAACTCCTCCGGATGAGCCTTACCAATAATCGCAAAGAGTCCATTTCCCTGGATGAGGAACTCCAATCTACCACCCTGTACCTAAAAATCGAGCAACTTAGGTTTGATAGTGAGTTCAATTATCACATTAATATTTCCACCAATGTAAATCCAAAAATGGTCAAAGTGCCTCCAAAGATCTTACAGCCACTAGTAGAAAACGCCATCAAACACGGTCTCCTTCCCAGCCGTAAATCACCCAAGATCCTCGACATCAACGTCATTGAAACTGAAGACGGAGTAATGGTCGAAGTACTGGACAATGGAAAAGGCTTTTCTGCATCCAGTGGGAGTCCCAGTGAGCCTAAACCAGACGGGACCCATCTTGGTCTAAAGCTAATCGAAGAAAGGTTAGTAATCTTTAATCAGCAACATCAAGATCAGGTAACGTTTACCATTACTCCGAGGGATAGCACAGCAGAAGACGCCACGGGAACCAGGGCCATCATCTATATCATCCAGGAGGGCACCTTAAATCCAGCCTCTTAA
- a CDS encoding TolC family protein, whose protein sequence is MRKQCLVVLCMMAAIYSAFGQEELSFEEAIIRGLENNYDVKIALQDKKITEIDKKIGVGALLPSLDATYGRTTSTEDVEQQFVNENTPRNIDGAKSTGENFNINAIYGFRYEAVVALQRLGKLDEIGELQAKVVIENTVAAISEAYYRLATELERYKVLQETIELSQQRLDIAKSQYELGGSSKTEYLAAQVDFNTDRSMLVSQEQVIRTARINLNELMALGDEAQFSITDSIKINDGLKLGPLLDQAMDQNKMLLINRRQENVAYLELKEIQAQRLPYLSLDGNYRQSVSNSDAGFLIQNKREGYSFGATIGINLFSGFTLNRQIQRARVQQESQAYILDQYEVQLKSDIYRAFNVYENSKQRLNIEHENYKVVQENTDIAFDRFKTGLTSYLEFRDAQVNRLNAESRLIDAIFSTKVAEVELMRLAGKIYYKSNDEEILR, encoded by the coding sequence ATGAGGAAGCAGTGTTTGGTTGTATTGTGCATGATGGCGGCGATATATTCGGCATTCGGACAGGAAGAGCTTTCTTTCGAAGAGGCCATCATCAGAGGTTTGGAAAACAACTATGATGTGAAGATCGCCCTTCAGGACAAAAAGATCACTGAAATCGATAAGAAAATTGGCGTGGGAGCCTTGTTGCCCAGCTTGGATGCTACTTATGGCAGGACCACCAGTACCGAAGATGTAGAACAGCAATTCGTAAATGAAAATACCCCCAGAAATATCGACGGTGCCAAATCCACTGGGGAAAACTTTAACATCAATGCTATATACGGGTTTCGCTACGAGGCTGTAGTGGCGCTGCAACGACTGGGAAAACTCGACGAAATCGGCGAGCTCCAGGCAAAGGTGGTGATCGAAAATACAGTTGCAGCGATTTCGGAGGCTTATTATCGGCTTGCCACCGAACTAGAGCGTTATAAAGTTCTTCAAGAAACCATCGAACTGTCCCAGCAGCGATTGGACATTGCGAAGTCCCAGTATGAACTCGGCGGAAGCTCCAAAACAGAATACCTCGCTGCCCAAGTGGATTTTAATACCGACAGGTCCATGCTCGTCTCCCAAGAGCAGGTCATCCGTACCGCTCGCATTAACCTCAATGAGCTAATGGCACTGGGGGATGAAGCGCAATTTTCGATTACAGACAGTATCAAGATAAACGATGGCCTAAAATTGGGACCATTGCTGGACCAGGCCATGGATCAAAATAAGATGTTGCTCATCAACAGAAGACAAGAAAATGTCGCTTATCTGGAACTCAAGGAAATCCAAGCCCAACGACTGCCTTACCTTTCCCTCGATGGAAATTACCGTCAGTCTGTCTCGAATTCGGATGCGGGATTCCTTATCCAAAATAAAAGAGAAGGATATTCATTCGGTGCTACCATTGGTATTAATCTGTTCAGCGGCTTTACCCTGAACCGCCAAATCCAACGGGCCCGCGTACAGCAGGAAAGCCAGGCCTATATCCTTGACCAGTACGAAGTCCAGCTGAAATCTGATATTTACCGGGCTTTTAATGTCTATGAAAACAGCAAGCAGCGACTGAACATCGAACACGAAAATTACAAGGTGGTCCAGGAAAATACCGATATCGCTTTTGACCGGTTTAAGACTGGGCTTACCAGCTACTTGGAATTCCGTGACGCCCAAGTAAACCGTTTAAATGCTGAAAGTAGGTTGATCGATGCTATTTTCAGTACGAAAGTGGCCGAAGTAGAACTGATGCGGCTGGCAGGCAAAATCTACTACAAGAGCAATGACGAAGAAATCCTAAGATAA